From Chryseobacterium salivictor, a single genomic window includes:
- the ruvA gene encoding Holliday junction branch migration protein RuvA, translating to MIYSLKGIVQQLNPTSIVIDVQGVGYLVGVSLQTSEKLVLGKETFLNIQQIIREDANLLFGFNTILEKEMFNLLISVNGVGPVSALIMLSSLSLTEIAAGILSNNSALLQKVKGIGVKTAERIVVDLRDKVQKFSSSDENISIFVNNKVKEESLSALEVLGISRKMSEKMADRILKQNPDLRVEDLVKQILKNI from the coding sequence ATGATTTATTCTTTAAAAGGAATTGTTCAACAACTTAATCCAACTTCCATAGTAATTGATGTACAGGGAGTTGGATATTTAGTTGGGGTCAGTTTGCAAACTTCCGAGAAATTAGTGTTAGGAAAAGAAACCTTTTTAAACATTCAACAGATTATCCGCGAAGATGCCAATCTGCTTTTCGGTTTTAACACAATTTTAGAAAAAGAAATGTTTAATCTGTTAATAAGCGTTAATGGAGTGGGACCGGTTTCTGCCCTGATTATGCTTTCTTCTTTGTCCCTTACAGAGATTGCGGCAGGCATTCTTTCAAACAACAGTGCCCTGTTACAAAAAGTAAAAGGAATCGGTGTGAAAACTGCGGAAAGGATCGTTGTCGACTTGAGAGACAAAGTCCAAAAATTCAGCAGTTCCGATGAAAATATTTCTATATTTGTGAATAATAAAGTGAAAGAAGAATCGTTATCTGCATTAGAGGTTTTGGGAATTTCCAGGAAGATGAGTGAGAAAATGGCAGACCGAATTCTAAAGCAGAATCCTGATCTTCGGGTAGAAGATCTGGTGAAGCAAATTTTAAAAAATATTTAA